One genomic segment of Ctenopharyngodon idella isolate HZGC_01 chromosome 7, HZGC01, whole genome shotgun sequence includes these proteins:
- the slc35c1 gene encoding GDP-fucose transporter 1 isoform X1 has product MQIVWSKCLTSSRLRSQLKRSRILRMAFTDSSRPGDKEEPFILRAIKIALVVSLYWFVSISMVFLNNYLLDNKDLNAPLFITFFQCVVSVGLCLLMNVFAYFCPGYVDFPSLKFDLRVCREMLPLTVVFISMITFNNLCLKHVGVAFYTVGRSLSTVFNVILSYVVLKQSTSLYAVLCCGVILGGFWLGVDQESVAGSLSWTGVIFGVIASLCVSLNAIFTKKVLPVVDGNIWKLSYYNNLNASVLFIPLIVIFGEFKSLFEFSRLTHLNFWGMMILGGVFGFAIGYVTGLQIKFTSPLTHNVSGTAKSCAQTVLAVAYSASHKSALWWTSNMMVLGGSCAYTWVKGLEMKKVPVETQTTNTEKSKDDPEV; this is encoded by the exons ATGCAGATAGTTTGGAGCAAATGTCTGACGTCCAGTAGGCTAAG GTCCCAACTCAAACGATCCAGAATATTAAGAATGGCCTTCACAGACTCCAGTCGTCCGGGGGACAAAGAAGAGCCCTTTATTCTGAGAGCGATCAAAATCGCATTGGTCGTATCTCTCTACTGGTTCGTTTCGATTTCTATGGTATTCCTGAACAACTACCTGTTAGACAACAAGGACCTAAATGCGCCTCTCTTCATCACATTTTTCCAGTGTGTTGTTAGCGTTGGACTATGTTTGCTCATGAACGTTTTTGCATACTTTTGTCCTGGATACGTGGATTTCCCATCTTTGAAATTTGATTTGAGAGTGTGCAGAGAGATGTTGCCTTTGACGGTCGTGTTCATCAGCATGATCACATTCAACAACTTGTGCCTCAAACATGTGGGAGTTGCTTTCTATACGGTTGGCCGCTCGCTTTCCACCGTATTTAACGTTATTTTGTCCTACGTGGTTCTAAAACAGTCGACGTCTTTGTACGCAGTGCTGTGTTGTGGAGTCATTCTAG GTGGATTCTGGCTGGGTGTGGACCAAGAATCTGTGGCAGGTTCTCTTTCCTGGACAGGAGTCATTTTCGGTGTAATTGCCAGTCTTTGTGTGTCTCTCAATGCCATCTTCACAAAGAAAGTGTTGCCAGTGGTGGATGGAAATATCTGGAAGCTCTCTTACTACAACAACCTCAATGCTAGTGTACTTTTTATCCCccttattgtcatttttggggaATTTAAAAGCTTGTTTGAGTTTAGCCGACtgacacatttaaatttttggggCATGATGATTTTAGGTGGAGTCTTCGGCTTTGCAATTGGATATGTGACAGGACTTCAGATCAAGTTCACTAGTCCATTGACGCACAATGTGTCCGGCACAGCCAAATCCTGTGCACAGACTGTGTTGGCAGTTGCCTACTCGGCGTCCCATAAAAGTGCACTCTGGTGGACGAGCAATATGATGGTGCTGGGTGGATCCTGTGCCTACACCTGGGTCAAAGGACTTGAGATGAAGAAAGTGCCTGTGGAAACACAAACCACAAACACAGAGAAAAGTAAAGATGATCCAGAGGTGTGA
- the slc35c1 gene encoding GDP-fucose transporter 1 isoform X2, producing MNRSQLKRSRILRMAFTDSSRPGDKEEPFILRAIKIALVVSLYWFVSISMVFLNNYLLDNKDLNAPLFITFFQCVVSVGLCLLMNVFAYFCPGYVDFPSLKFDLRVCREMLPLTVVFISMITFNNLCLKHVGVAFYTVGRSLSTVFNVILSYVVLKQSTSLYAVLCCGVILGGFWLGVDQESVAGSLSWTGVIFGVIASLCVSLNAIFTKKVLPVVDGNIWKLSYYNNLNASVLFIPLIVIFGEFKSLFEFSRLTHLNFWGMMILGGVFGFAIGYVTGLQIKFTSPLTHNVSGTAKSCAQTVLAVAYSASHKSALWWTSNMMVLGGSCAYTWVKGLEMKKVPVETQTTNTEKSKDDPEV from the exons ATGAACAGGTCCCAACTCAAACGATCCAGAATATTAAGAATGGCCTTCACAGACTCCAGTCGTCCGGGGGACAAAGAAGAGCCCTTTATTCTGAGAGCGATCAAAATCGCATTGGTCGTATCTCTCTACTGGTTCGTTTCGATTTCTATGGTATTCCTGAACAACTACCTGTTAGACAACAAGGACCTAAATGCGCCTCTCTTCATCACATTTTTCCAGTGTGTTGTTAGCGTTGGACTATGTTTGCTCATGAACGTTTTTGCATACTTTTGTCCTGGATACGTGGATTTCCCATCTTTGAAATTTGATTTGAGAGTGTGCAGAGAGATGTTGCCTTTGACGGTCGTGTTCATCAGCATGATCACATTCAACAACTTGTGCCTCAAACATGTGGGAGTTGCTTTCTATACGGTTGGCCGCTCGCTTTCCACCGTATTTAACGTTATTTTGTCCTACGTGGTTCTAAAACAGTCGACGTCTTTGTACGCAGTGCTGTGTTGTGGAGTCATTCTAG GTGGATTCTGGCTGGGTGTGGACCAAGAATCTGTGGCAGGTTCTCTTTCCTGGACAGGAGTCATTTTCGGTGTAATTGCCAGTCTTTGTGTGTCTCTCAATGCCATCTTCACAAAGAAAGTGTTGCCAGTGGTGGATGGAAATATCTGGAAGCTCTCTTACTACAACAACCTCAATGCTAGTGTACTTTTTATCCCccttattgtcatttttggggaATTTAAAAGCTTGTTTGAGTTTAGCCGACtgacacatttaaatttttggggCATGATGATTTTAGGTGGAGTCTTCGGCTTTGCAATTGGATATGTGACAGGACTTCAGATCAAGTTCACTAGTCCATTGACGCACAATGTGTCCGGCACAGCCAAATCCTGTGCACAGACTGTGTTGGCAGTTGCCTACTCGGCGTCCCATAAAAGTGCACTCTGGTGGACGAGCAATATGATGGTGCTGGGTGGATCCTGTGCCTACACCTGGGTCAAAGGACTTGAGATGAAGAAAGTGCCTGTGGAAACACAAACCACAAACACAGAGAAAAGTAAAGATGATCCAGAGGTGTGA
- the slc35c1 gene encoding GDP-fucose transporter 1 isoform X3: MAFTDSSRPGDKEEPFILRAIKIALVVSLYWFVSISMVFLNNYLLDNKDLNAPLFITFFQCVVSVGLCLLMNVFAYFCPGYVDFPSLKFDLRVCREMLPLTVVFISMITFNNLCLKHVGVAFYTVGRSLSTVFNVILSYVVLKQSTSLYAVLCCGVILGGFWLGVDQESVAGSLSWTGVIFGVIASLCVSLNAIFTKKVLPVVDGNIWKLSYYNNLNASVLFIPLIVIFGEFKSLFEFSRLTHLNFWGMMILGGVFGFAIGYVTGLQIKFTSPLTHNVSGTAKSCAQTVLAVAYSASHKSALWWTSNMMVLGGSCAYTWVKGLEMKKVPVETQTTNTEKSKDDPEV, from the exons ATGGCCTTCACAGACTCCAGTCGTCCGGGGGACAAAGAAGAGCCCTTTATTCTGAGAGCGATCAAAATCGCATTGGTCGTATCTCTCTACTGGTTCGTTTCGATTTCTATGGTATTCCTGAACAACTACCTGTTAGACAACAAGGACCTAAATGCGCCTCTCTTCATCACATTTTTCCAGTGTGTTGTTAGCGTTGGACTATGTTTGCTCATGAACGTTTTTGCATACTTTTGTCCTGGATACGTGGATTTCCCATCTTTGAAATTTGATTTGAGAGTGTGCAGAGAGATGTTGCCTTTGACGGTCGTGTTCATCAGCATGATCACATTCAACAACTTGTGCCTCAAACATGTGGGAGTTGCTTTCTATACGGTTGGCCGCTCGCTTTCCACCGTATTTAACGTTATTTTGTCCTACGTGGTTCTAAAACAGTCGACGTCTTTGTACGCAGTGCTGTGTTGTGGAGTCATTCTAG GTGGATTCTGGCTGGGTGTGGACCAAGAATCTGTGGCAGGTTCTCTTTCCTGGACAGGAGTCATTTTCGGTGTAATTGCCAGTCTTTGTGTGTCTCTCAATGCCATCTTCACAAAGAAAGTGTTGCCAGTGGTGGATGGAAATATCTGGAAGCTCTCTTACTACAACAACCTCAATGCTAGTGTACTTTTTATCCCccttattgtcatttttggggaATTTAAAAGCTTGTTTGAGTTTAGCCGACtgacacatttaaatttttggggCATGATGATTTTAGGTGGAGTCTTCGGCTTTGCAATTGGATATGTGACAGGACTTCAGATCAAGTTCACTAGTCCATTGACGCACAATGTGTCCGGCACAGCCAAATCCTGTGCACAGACTGTGTTGGCAGTTGCCTACTCGGCGTCCCATAAAAGTGCACTCTGGTGGACGAGCAATATGATGGTGCTGGGTGGATCCTGTGCCTACACCTGGGTCAAAGGACTTGAGATGAAGAAAGTGCCTGTGGAAACACAAACCACAAACACAGAGAAAAGTAAAGATGATCCAGAGGTGTGA